Proteins from a single region of Haemorhous mexicanus isolate bHaeMex1 chromosome 4, bHaeMex1.pri, whole genome shotgun sequence:
- the NUDT9 gene encoding ADP-ribose pyrophosphatase, mitochondrial isoform X7, whose protein sequence is MRATFLVPLLWAVACAYPVPGHEPAHPSTLQEDTTNEDYIGKLGNHLDCGDGRHHPAGPETGENVLARDLAGGNAMDEELGELSGQDEGGRVGQAQHVNQVDHKDTRAHNGNDLGVLEVDARDTDDADNGDHYGTRANGFPSHGGGFLDEEDDSGDDTFDANWEEERGKDPIYVAGADGTGEHEHHTGPGDAGAGVGRSSSSSSESIGADHRRYRTYGFGHSYRHRGASSSSQEEESYDFQDEAMQGDDPSVFDGPGSSYRMRHAGPHALGNSGENAQGAGSHHWEEGDSGSPEVGDGDSGEDSPSTENNSQSEEPLDSQSEEKSSSHSREDGDGDRDGDGEDSPSREDEDSESRETTDEQSDEEPGETPEVVRTLNEHSNSRTWEGQEDWDSAEDRSVLSTPDSESREEGSELSKSREDDDDQSHSTVEESEEDENPPLPSTSAESPEVLEDDSSPEDNTGEDSRSTESDNSESQEDEDDMESHSQEDATHESSSHGDDSSLQSLESRGLKQRLVALRHRPAADYDDNDCRDGY, encoded by the exons ATGAGGGCTACATTCCTGGTGCCACTCCTATGGGCTGTGGCCTGTGCTTACCCT GTGCCTGGCCATGAAcctgcccaccccagcaccctgcaggag GATACCACAAATGAAGATTACATCGGCAAGCTGGGCAACCACCTAGATTGTGGGGATGGCAGACATCATCCTGCCGGTCCAGAGACAGGGGAAAATGTGCTTGCCAGGGACCTGGCGGGTGGGAATGCCATGGATGAGGAGCTGGGTGAACTCAGTGGCCAGGATGAGGGAGGCCGAGTTGGGCAGGCTCAGCACGTGAACCAGGTGGACCACAAAGACACGAGAGCCCACAATGGGAATGACCTCGGTGTCCtg GAGGTGGATGCACGTGACACTGATGATGCTGACAATGGAGACCACTACGGCACCAGAGCCAATGGGTTTCCCTCCCATGGCGGCGGGTTCCTGGACGAGGAGGATGACAGTGGGGACGACACCTTCGATGCCAATTGGGAAGAAGAGAGGGGCAAAGACCCTATCTATGTGGCTGGTGCTGATGGGACAGGGGAACACGAGCATCACACTggccctggggatgctggggctggggtggggcgcagcagcagcagcagcagcgagaGCATTGGGGCAGACCACCGACGCTACAGGACCTATGGCTTTGGGCACAGCTACAGGCACAgaggggccagcagcagcagccaggaggaggagagctATGACTTCCAGGATGAAGCCATGCAGGGGGATGATCCCTCTGTCTTTGATGGCCCGGGCAGCAGCTACAGGATGCGCCACGCTGGCCCCCATGCTCTGGGGAACAGTGGGGAGAATGCCCAAGGGGCTGGCTCCCACCACTGGGAGGAGGGTGACAGTGGGTCCCCCGAGGTGGGGGATGGTGACTCTGGAGAAGACAGCCCATCTACAGAGAACAACAGTCAGTCAGAAGAGCCTCTTGACAGCCAGTCAGAGGAAAAAAGCTCCAGCCACTCCAgggaggatggggatggggatcgTGATGGGGACGGGGAGGACAGCCCCTCCAGGGAAGATGAGGACAGTGAGTCCAGGGAGACCACTGATGAGCAGTCAGATGAAGAGCCAGGGGAGACTCCAGAGGTGGTGAGAACCTTGAATGAGCACAGCAACAGTCGAACCTGGGAGGGTCAGGAGGACTGGGATTCTGCTGAGGACAGGAGTGTGCTGTCCACACCTGACAGTGAGTCCAGGGAAGAAGGGAGTGAACTGAGCAAGTCCAGGGAAGATGATGATGACCAGAGCCATTCCACTGTGGAGGAGTCAGAGGAGGATGAGAATCCTCCTCTGCCAAGCACATCAGCTGAGAGCCCAGAGGTGCTAGAGGATGACAGCAGCCCAGAGGACAACACAGGTGAGGACAGCAGGTCCACAGAGAGTGACAACAGTGAGTCCCAGGAAGATGAGGATGACATGGAGAGCCACTCCCAGGAGGATGCCACTCATGAGTCCAGCAGCCACGGGGACgacagctccctgcagagcctggagagcaggggCCTCAAGCAGCGGCTGGTTGCCCTCCGCCACAGGCCTGCTGCTGACTATGATGACAATGACTGCCGGGACGGGTACTGA
- the NUDT9 gene encoding ADP-ribose pyrophosphatase, mitochondrial isoform X6, protein METEAVNYHDETATGTTTDMRATFLVPLLWAVACAYPVPGHEPAHPSTLQEDTTNEDYIGKLGNHLDCGDGRHHPAGPETGENVLARDLAGGNAMDEELGELSGQDEGGRVGQAQHVNQVDHKDTRAHNGNDLGVLEVDARDTDDADNGDHYGTRANGFPSHGGGFLDEEDDSGDDTFDANWEEERGKDPIYVAGADGTGEHEHHTGPGDAGAGVGRSSSSSSESIGADHRRYRTYGFGHSYRHRGASSSSQEEESYDFQDEAMQGDDPSVFDGPGSSYRMRHAGPHALGNSGENAQGAGSHHWEEGDSGSPEVGDGDSGEDSPSTENNSQSEEPLDSQSEEKSSSHSREDGDGDRDGDGEDSPSREDEDSESRETTDEQSDEEPGETPEVVRTLNEHSNSRTWEGQEDWDSAEDRSVLSTPDSESREEGSELSKSREDDDDQSHSTVEESEEDENPPLPSTSAESPEVLEDDSSPEDNTGEDSRSTESDNSESQEDEDDMESHSQEDATHESSSHGDDSSLQSLESRGLKQRLVALRHRPAADYDDNDCRDGY, encoded by the exons CCACAGGGACCACGACTGACATGAGGGCTACATTCCTGGTGCCACTCCTATGGGCTGTGGCCTGTGCTTACCCT GTGCCTGGCCATGAAcctgcccaccccagcaccctgcaggag GATACCACAAATGAAGATTACATCGGCAAGCTGGGCAACCACCTAGATTGTGGGGATGGCAGACATCATCCTGCCGGTCCAGAGACAGGGGAAAATGTGCTTGCCAGGGACCTGGCGGGTGGGAATGCCATGGATGAGGAGCTGGGTGAACTCAGTGGCCAGGATGAGGGAGGCCGAGTTGGGCAGGCTCAGCACGTGAACCAGGTGGACCACAAAGACACGAGAGCCCACAATGGGAATGACCTCGGTGTCCtg GAGGTGGATGCACGTGACACTGATGATGCTGACAATGGAGACCACTACGGCACCAGAGCCAATGGGTTTCCCTCCCATGGCGGCGGGTTCCTGGACGAGGAGGATGACAGTGGGGACGACACCTTCGATGCCAATTGGGAAGAAGAGAGGGGCAAAGACCCTATCTATGTGGCTGGTGCTGATGGGACAGGGGAACACGAGCATCACACTggccctggggatgctggggctggggtggggcgcagcagcagcagcagcagcgagaGCATTGGGGCAGACCACCGACGCTACAGGACCTATGGCTTTGGGCACAGCTACAGGCACAgaggggccagcagcagcagccaggaggaggagagctATGACTTCCAGGATGAAGCCATGCAGGGGGATGATCCCTCTGTCTTTGATGGCCCGGGCAGCAGCTACAGGATGCGCCACGCTGGCCCCCATGCTCTGGGGAACAGTGGGGAGAATGCCCAAGGGGCTGGCTCCCACCACTGGGAGGAGGGTGACAGTGGGTCCCCCGAGGTGGGGGATGGTGACTCTGGAGAAGACAGCCCATCTACAGAGAACAACAGTCAGTCAGAAGAGCCTCTTGACAGCCAGTCAGAGGAAAAAAGCTCCAGCCACTCCAgggaggatggggatggggatcgTGATGGGGACGGGGAGGACAGCCCCTCCAGGGAAGATGAGGACAGTGAGTCCAGGGAGACCACTGATGAGCAGTCAGATGAAGAGCCAGGGGAGACTCCAGAGGTGGTGAGAACCTTGAATGAGCACAGCAACAGTCGAACCTGGGAGGGTCAGGAGGACTGGGATTCTGCTGAGGACAGGAGTGTGCTGTCCACACCTGACAGTGAGTCCAGGGAAGAAGGGAGTGAACTGAGCAAGTCCAGGGAAGATGATGATGACCAGAGCCATTCCACTGTGGAGGAGTCAGAGGAGGATGAGAATCCTCCTCTGCCAAGCACATCAGCTGAGAGCCCAGAGGTGCTAGAGGATGACAGCAGCCCAGAGGACAACACAGGTGAGGACAGCAGGTCCACAGAGAGTGACAACAGTGAGTCCCAGGAAGATGAGGATGACATGGAGAGCCACTCCCAGGAGGATGCCACTCATGAGTCCAGCAGCCACGGGGACgacagctccctgcagagcctggagagcaggggCCTCAAGCAGCGGCTGGTTGCCCTCCGCCACAGGCCTGCTGCTGACTATGATGACAATGACTGCCGGGACGGGTACTGA
- the NUDT9 gene encoding ADP-ribose pyrophosphatase, mitochondrial isoform X13 has translation METEAVNYHDETETAAMRSVLVFVCLVGMVCTFSVKSWLRQPKLDDSEENAVFKSQHRHYLYRYIYVYPLQQQYQSSDSSEEEGDGSEEEEEGEPFYAGTKAAEHLAGAAPEDCQVALEGDITSPQQGKGFQRIRQRTASKGEDSENEDSDENEEKEEEEEVDDNVNGVNGTRTNTTEGIGPHGNGTVVAEEGTGEAEEEEEEEEEEEEEEAEATTIASTTNEEGLTQATTVDGGRPTDATTAGELWEYDVTARDHSRGDEGTTEGGYEEQDEYARGDSYRAYEDEYGYYKGHGYDVYGHDYYYSQ, from the exons AGACAGCAGCCATGAGGAGTGTCCTGGTGTTTGTCTGCCTGGTGGGAATGGTGTGCACCTTCTCG GTCAAGAGTTGGCTGCGGCAACCCAAGTTGGATGACTCAGAAGAGAATGCG GTTTTCAAGAGCCAGCACCGGCATTACCTGTACAGATACATCTACGTGTATCCCCTGCAGCAACAGTACCAG AGTAGTGACTCGTCTGAGGAAGAGGGGGATggctcagaggaggaggaagagggg GAGCCATTTTATGCTGGAACCAAGGCAGCTGAACACCTTGCTGGAGCAGCCCCCGAGGACTGCCAAGTTGCACTGGAAGGAGACATCACATCCCCCCAGCAG ggcaAGGGTTTCCAAAGGATCAGGCAGAGAACTGCCAGCAAGGGGGAGGACTCTGAAAATGAAGACAGTGATGAGAatgaggagaaagaggaggaagaagaagtaGATGACAATGTGAATGGTGTCAATGGCACAAGAACCAATACCACAGAGGGTATTGGACCTCATGGCAATGGCACTGTGGTGGCTGAGGAGGGCACTGGTgaagctgaggaagaggaggaagaggaagaagaggaggaggaggaagaagctgaaGCCACGACCATTGCAAGCACCACCAACGAAGAGGGTCTGACACAGGCAACCACTGTGGATGGTGGGAGACCCACAGATGCCACCACAgctggggagctgtgggagtATGATGTGACAGCCAGGGACCACAGCCGGGGGGATGAGGGCACCACTGAGGGTGGGTACGAGGAACAGGATGAGTATGCACGCGGGGACAGCTACCGGGCCTATGAGGATGAGTACGGCTACTACAAAGGGCACGGGTACGATGTGTATGGCCACGATTACTACTACAGCCAGTGA
- the NUDT9 gene encoding ADP-ribose pyrophosphatase, mitochondrial isoform X15, with the protein MMKQVFKSQHRHYLYRYIYVYPLQQQYQSSDSSEEEGDGSEEEEEGEPFYAGTKAAEHLAGAAPEDCQVALEGDITSPQQGKGFQRIRQRTASKGEDSENEDSDENEEKEEEEEVDDNVNGVNGTRTNTTEGIGPHGNGTVVAEEGTGEAEEEEEEEEEEEEEEAEATTIASTTNEEGLTQATTVDGGRPTDATTAGELWEYDVTARDHSRGDEGTTEGGYEEQDEYARGDSYRAYEDEYGYYKGHGYDVYGHDYYYSQ; encoded by the exons GTTTTCAAGAGCCAGCACCGGCATTACCTGTACAGATACATCTACGTGTATCCCCTGCAGCAACAGTACCAG AGTAGTGACTCGTCTGAGGAAGAGGGGGATggctcagaggaggaggaagagggg GAGCCATTTTATGCTGGAACCAAGGCAGCTGAACACCTTGCTGGAGCAGCCCCCGAGGACTGCCAAGTTGCACTGGAAGGAGACATCACATCCCCCCAGCAG ggcaAGGGTTTCCAAAGGATCAGGCAGAGAACTGCCAGCAAGGGGGAGGACTCTGAAAATGAAGACAGTGATGAGAatgaggagaaagaggaggaagaagaagtaGATGACAATGTGAATGGTGTCAATGGCACAAGAACCAATACCACAGAGGGTATTGGACCTCATGGCAATGGCACTGTGGTGGCTGAGGAGGGCACTGGTgaagctgaggaagaggaggaagaggaagaagaggaggaggaggaagaagctgaaGCCACGACCATTGCAAGCACCACCAACGAAGAGGGTCTGACACAGGCAACCACTGTGGATGGTGGGAGACCCACAGATGCCACCACAgctggggagctgtgggagtATGATGTGACAGCCAGGGACCACAGCCGGGGGGATGAGGGCACCACTGAGGGTGGGTACGAGGAACAGGATGAGTATGCACGCGGGGACAGCTACCGGGCCTATGAGGATGAGTACGGCTACTACAAAGGGCACGGGTACGATGTGTATGGCCACGATTACTACTACAGCCAGTGA